Proteins from one Lonchura striata isolate bLonStr1 chromosome 6, bLonStr1.mat, whole genome shotgun sequence genomic window:
- the LOC144246360 gene encoding olfactory receptor 14J1-like — protein MSNSSSISHFLLLALADMRQLQLLHFCLFLGISLAALLGNSLIIIAVACGHHLHTPMFFFLLNLALSDLGSICTTVPKAMHNSLWDTRNISYTGCAAQLFFLLFFLGTELSLLTIMCYDRYVSICKPLHYGTLLGSRACAHMAAAAWASAFLNALMHTANTFSLPLCHGNVLGQFFCEIPQILKLSCSKFYLRELGLLVVTGSLSLCCSVFIIFSYVQIFRAVLRIPSEQGRHKAFSTCLPHLAVVSLFVSTGVFAYLQPPLKSSPSLDLSLSVLYSVVPPALNPLIYSLSNQELKAVVRRLMTGWFQKH, from the coding sequence atgtccaacagcagctccatcagccacttcctcctgctggcactggcagacatgcggcagctgcagctcctgcacttctgcctcttcctgggcatctccctggctgccctcctgggcaacagCCTCATCATCatcgccgtagcctgcggccaccacctgcacacgcccatgttcttcttcctgctcaacctggccctcagtgacctgggctccatctgcaccactgtccccaaagccatgcacaattccctctgggacaccaggaacatctcctacacaggatgtgctgctcagctctttttccttctgttcttccttGGAACAGAGCtttccctcctgaccatcatgtgctatgaccgctacgtgtccatctgcaaacccctgcactacgggaccctcctgggcagcagagcttgtgcccacatggcagcagctgcctgggccagtgcctttctcaatgctctcatgcacacagccaatacattttccctacccctgtgccatggcaatgtcctgggccagttcttctgtgaaatcccacagatcctcaagctctcctgctccaagttttatctcagggaacttgggcttcttgtggttactggTAGTTTATCATTGTGTTGTTCTGTGTTCATtattttctcctatgtgcaaatcttcagggctgtgctgaggatcccctctgagcagggacggcacaaagccttttctacctgcctccctcacctggccgtggtctctcTGTTTGTCAGCACTGGTGTATTTGCCTACCTGCAGCCCCCCTTAaagtcctccccatccctggatctgtccctgtcagttctgtactcggtggtgcctccagccctgaaccccctcatctacagcctgagtaaccaggagctcaaggctgtagtgaggagactgatgactggatggtttcagaaacattaa